The stretch of DNA GACACCGTGCCCCCGGCCACCGCCAGCGACACCGCGCTCATGGACGAACTGGACGGGCGGGTGGGGCTCGGCTTCTTCTCCGACGCGGACGTGGATGCCTACGGGCCCTACTACTACCAGTCCGCCACGGAGCTGGGCTTCCCCCGGCCGTTCGAGGCACACCTCACGGACCTGCTCCGCTTCCCGGGCACCGACGTGCCGGCGTCGTACCTGCCGCAAGGTGTGACGGCCACCTTCGTCCAGGACGCCATGCCGGACATCCAGGCCTGGGTGTCACGCGAGGGCGAGCGCTTGATGTTCATCTATGGCGGGCAGGACCCGTGGACGGCGGCGGCCTACGAGCTGGGCGGGGCGCGCGAGTCCGCGCTGTTCTCCGTGCCCGCGGGCAACCATGGCGCGCGCATCTCCCAGCTGCCCGTCGCCGAACGCAACGAGGCCCAGGCACTCCTTCGCCAGTGGGCTGGCGCGGAGTCCCGGGCCTCGGGACTGCAATCACAATCCTGGCGACTGGAGCCGGAGGGCGAGGAGTTCGGTCCCCGTCCTCCCGGCTCGCGCCAGCGCTAGTTCACGCCGACGGCGGTCCAGCTCTCCTTCACCTTCGCCACCTCGGCCGAGTCCGCGCCGTAGAGGTCCGTGGCCGCCTGCAGGGTGGCGGTGCGGGCCTGGGCGAACGTGGTGTTCGGCGTCATGTAGTGGGCGAGGGCGCGGTAGTAGATCTTCAGGCCCTTGTCCATGCCGATGCCGTCCTTGACCTCGATCTGCGAGGTGCGGTTCGTGCCGCCGTTGGCCAGCAGGTAGAACGCGTTGTTCGCGATGCCGCTGGAGCCGTGGACCTCGGTCTGCTTCGGGTAGTCCTTGTAGTTGTCGATGGAGTACCCGTCCTTCTTCGGGTCGTCCATGTAGCGCAGGCCGTCCTCGGAGTCGCCGTTCGTCGGCGTCCAGGCCGTCTCGCCCACCGTCCAGTTGAACTTCACGGCCGGGTTCTTCGTGGACGCGTACCACTCCACGCCCGCGCCCATGATGTCGCTGAACGCCTCGTTCAGGCCGCCCGACTCGTTGCGGTAGATGAGGCCGGCGGTGCGCTCCGTCAGGCCGTGGGCGATCTCATGGCCCGCGATGTCCAGCGCGGTGAGCGGGCCGGACGTCTTGCCGTCGCCGTCGCCGTAGCTCATCTTCGTGCCGTCCCAGAACGCGTTCACGTAGTTGGTGCGCACGTGGACGAAGGAGTTGAGCGCCTCGCCCGCGCCGTCGATGGAGTCACGACCCAGCACGTCCTTGAGGAAGTCGTACGTCATCGCCGCGCCGTAGTGCGCGTCCACGCCCGCCTTGGTGCGCGCGCCGTCGGTGGCCTCGCCCCAGACGTCGTTGTCGTCCGTCAGCTGCGTCTTGCCCGACGCCGTCGACTTGTTCATCGCGTCGTAGGTGTTCACGCCCTTGCCGCGCGTGCTGTCCTCGAGCGTGTACGTGCCGTCCGGCTGCTGCTTGGTGTCCAGCGCCACCTTGCCGCTGTACAGCGACGTGTCGTCCGCCTTGCTGCCGGGCTCGGGGGGGACTTCCTTCGGGGTGATGCTGATGCCCCAGCCGTTGAGCGAGCCCGTGTCGAACTTGACCTTGTCCTCGACCGTCAGCGTCCACTCGCCCTTGGTGGACTCACCGGCGAAGTCGCTCAGGTCGAACGTGCCCTTCACGTCGTCCGTGCTGCCGCCCGTGCGGTTGTGCACCACGGCGCTCTTGCCGGAGGGGCTGGTCAGCGTGACCTTCAGGTCGCCCTTGAACGTGTGGGCGATGTCCAGGTCCAGCTTCAGGCTGTCGATGGTCGCGTCCTGGTCGATGGTGACCTTGGACGTGACGGTCGACTTGTCGAGGATCTCCGCCTTGGTGGTGTTGGTCGCGGAGATCTGCCCGGCCGCGACGCCCGCCTTCGGCAGGCCCTTGTTGGAGCCGTAGAAGCCGCCGATCTCGTTGTACGACTCGAAGATCTTCCCGGTGTTCGCATCCACCAGGTAGTTCATCTTGCGGGGGCGGTCCTGGCCCTC from Myxococcus guangdongensis encodes:
- a CDS encoding M4 family metallopeptidase gives rise to the protein MTIRRVDTKPVSVRPATTETQPKNTAKAANAPLQTKDGFGPSARTTDLARAEKTLTQAPAGPGRLALQSPEAQKAVQTALTHLNPLKGAQTLMAQQPAFAAANVEKDALGMTHVRLDRVHEGVKVFGEQVITHLGKDGQVTSVTGEQSVVPEGLGKELPKLNTQSAIDIARKEFGAKPDKQPHAERVIYQDKAGEYHSAYRVQLSQIEGQDRPRKMNYLVDANTGKIFESYNEIGGFYGSNKGLPKAGVAAGQISATNTTKAEILDKSTVTSKVTIDQDATIDSLKLDLDIAHTFKGDLKVTLTSPSGKSAVVHNRTGGSTDDVKGTFDLSDFAGESTKGEWTLTVEDKVKFDTGSLNGWGISITPKEVPPEPGSKADDTSLYSGKVALDTKQQPDGTYTLEDSTRGKGVNTYDAMNKSTASGKTQLTDDNDVWGEATDGARTKAGVDAHYGAAMTYDFLKDVLGRDSIDGAGEALNSFVHVRTNYVNAFWDGTKMSYGDGDGKTSGPLTALDIAGHEIAHGLTERTAGLIYRNESGGLNEAFSDIMGAGVEWYASTKNPAVKFNWTVGETAWTPTNGDSEDGLRYMDDPKKDGYSIDNYKDYPKQTEVHGSSGIANNAFYLLANGGTNRTSQIEVKDGIGMDKGLKIYYRALAHYMTPNTTFAQARTATLQAATDLYGADSAEVAKVKESWTAVGVN